Within Spinacia oleracea cultivar Varoflay chromosome 4, BTI_SOV_V1, whole genome shotgun sequence, the genomic segment CACACATGTGAGCCCATCTTATATTTTTGCAATTTGGATTAGGTCACTACTTCCTCGTTGGGCCTTCTTTGGTCTTCCAACATGAGGTCAAATGGCCCCTACTTGGGGCAATCGGTTTATTGGGTTTTCTGCTCCTAACAGATATTCAAATCCTCGACATCTTCCATTCTTCAATTCACTGGACCCTTCCTACTTGTGTGTTGACTTTGGCCCAGGAatttggctctgataccatgataaactcatctggccgaatACAAGCATGTACATGAGAAGAGATTGGCCGTATATAAGCCTCACGTGTTTTCATCCTAAAACCAACAAGTAATAGTGGGAGTGACCCTATAAGCTTATAAGGTGGTATTTTCTCTCATCTTTCTCCAATGTAAGATAACTCACATGTGGACACCATAGGGCTTCAACACTCACCTCACATGTGAGTGTTCTTAGAATTTATAGCACACCAGAAGGTATTATAGCTTTCATTGGGAATGAACATCCAATAGAGGTCCCTTAACAAGTGGCTTAGAAATGCCCCGTTATGAAAGACCCAACAAACCTGTGTATGATCTAGAAGAACACCTATTCCCGATTTCTTACTTCTTTTAGGAGCAGATAGGACACGCTTTTCACGCCCTTTTGCATCCACCTTGGTCTCTACTTCTTTAACTATAGGTGCAACTTTCTTTCTATTCTCCTACTCGGCTTTAGTAGAATGTAGAATGTAGAATGTACAATGTGTTCCAAAAATAATATTGAGAGAGTATGCAAAATACTGAATCAGCCTCAACATACAGTTAGTGTCCTCAAAAGTCAGAACAGGGAATCGAAACCTTCAGAGGGGCGAATGAAGATCATTGTCGAGGGAAATACCTTGGATGGAGTTCACTAAGTAAATCCACAAATTAAATAGGAGTAGCATTGCTAAGAAATACCTCACCCCGTGTCCTGCAACGTTATGTAGAAGGTATAATGTTAGTTCATACCAAGTAAAACAAGTGTCCTTCTGACAACATCAATGAGTAAGGGAGCGTTCAAAGCAACTTCCAATGCAAATTCCATAACCCAAAATcgaaaccaaaacaaaaaacGATAGTAATGGTTGAACaaccaaaataaattaaagacaTTTTTATTGAAACATTTTGTCAAACACCTTGTGTGCAGTTACAATCCTCCTTCAatgcaaaaaatatatattacggAGAATCCAAACTCACCCATCAATGAAAATCTGAAGCGTACGCCGAAAATAGTGAATTTTGCCtgaaaatattgttttaatCAATTTTAACAAAATACGGAAAAAATGGAGGAGAATTTTAGGTTTTTAATATGGTGCTAACTTTCTTTGTTATTAATGGAGGAATGGAGGTATTGAGGGAGAGTCGAAATAATTGTTGTAAATGATGATGAaataaaatgacaaaaaatttattttgtgatttttttaattaataatagaGTTTATCTTTAAAGGTTTCTTTGATTAACAATGGAAAAGATGAGTGGAGATGAAAGAAGATGAAATCCATTTACAATTTCACTTGCCCACCTCTCAAAGAAGCGCAATCATGTGGAAAAAAAATCCGCCCAAACTCAGTATTCATAATGTGTTTTCCTTCTCAATTTTTAGTGGGTTTTGCGAGGTGTAAAAAAAATGAGTGGTGTGTATATAATATACTCTTGTACACTATATGTACTCTTAGCCTTTTtcggaaaagaagaaaaagtgtAGAATGCGTAAGAAAAACAATTATGATTTATGGAAGAGTAGGAAAattgtagaatgtgtaagaaaaacaatCATGATGAGTGTGAAAAGTGaatgtccaaaaataaaaacaagatACCTAATAAGGAACATCCGAAATAGAAGAGTGGGCACTTATTTAATAACGGAGTATGAATTGTGCTAAAATCAAATTATGTCAACTAAATAAAAACGAAAAAAGTATTAATTTATAATTACTCCACACTTTatacaaattatacaaattttaTATGCAAGTATTAATATAGTGTGACGGTATAAAAAATAATCTCTAATAACAACCCCCACTTATTTATGCCACTAGATTGGGGAAAAGGTGGCTTTGAATCTGACTTATGAGGCGAATACACACATCTATATGCATTCAAACAAAGTTGCTGACATATTGCAattaacttgattttttttgtttaaaaggaaaagaaaaactaaaaaaaatcgtGATTTGAGTGTTCCTGGGTCCACACGTAGTCTTGGAATAACGAAGGTGAAGTGAAAACtagaaaaaatttcaaaactcaggTTAGCACAATGACATTAATAGGATATTACTCCCTCCGCACCTTAATACTCGATCCGTTTTGATTtttagcactattcacataattcactcctattttatttctattatatgaaaataaatgttagtgtataatatattgttggcttcatcttaatatatatttacaaaatattaataattttataagtttttataatatgtagttaaagaaattggtggtcaaagttgtgcattggcaagcgtgtccggtcaaaacaggtcgagtattaagggacgaagggagtacgaaaaaagacaaatgaattCTTGGACGGCTGGTAAATGCTACGGAGTACTACGTATAAGGTGTGTACAATACAATCCGATTTTTAATATTCGGAACGTTTGTGTATTTtatactattcacatattctattttgactattgttggtgatctatacgtaagataaaacataattatgtaggattttgttaaattcgtctcaatttgtattttcaaaatattaactttttataatttttgcttaaagataattaaagatattaatgatcaaagttttACATAAGCATGCATGAAAGTTACCAACGTTACAATTATTAAAAATTGCAAGAAGTATATTACAAGTTCGAGTCTTTGAtccttttatttatattttgtaaTGTTCTACTAAATCATTTCGACTAAAAAACAATTACATTAACATTAGTTGGACACTAATCGGGTACTAAAGATCGCATTTGAACAATTCTGATGCAACTTAAAGTCTAAAACCATTATTTaggataaatattaattaacgtataCAAAATTTTcctatgtttctagaatgagaCTTAAAGGCTATAAGTCTATAACTAGCGTTTTCCACTTAATATAAACAAGTCTTTATAGCGTTTTCTACAAAATTAAGCAAGAAAGTCCAATCACATCACTTGTAGGTAGGGGTGTTCATTGGTCCAAACCTGGACCGGACCGAACCGATCTGGACCGGATCGAAGACCGAATTTTGATAATTCAAGACCCGAAGACCAGATCGATTATGCTAGGACCGAACCCGGACCAGACCGAAAAAATCGGTCCAAAACCCGAACAAGACCGATTTGGACCGGTTGTAGACctatttctatatatttttttattttttctaaaaattatggtaaaaaagaaaaaaatatatataaaaaggcAATTGTTTAAGACCTTTTTCggaagctaaaataaaatatataacaatatagtaatatttacaacatattaaaggagagaattacattttattttattaaggaaaaaaTCGACCCGGTCCAAAATCGGGTTTTTAACCGGACCGGACCAGACCAGACCGAAGACCGAAAATTGATATTTCTCGACCCGAAGACCGGACCGATTGCCTTCGTTCCGGTCCGGTTCGATCTGGGTCGGTTTGGTCCGGTCTATTTTTCGGTCCGGACcatttttgcacacccctactTGTAGGTGtatattttcataaaaaatGATGTTTCAAATGAGTAAAAAGAACTCTTACATACAAATActtcctctgtatttatttaagagatacacttgacctagcacgggtattaagaagaaaaaattgaatgaaataaaataataaagcaaatgAGGttagatagatattttaatactccctccgtcccttaatactcgcaccgctttccttttcgtgccgtcccttaatacttgcaccgcttctataaatggaaatttataccaatatgATATTATTTCccacacttacttactaaccccacctacacccctatttcctacaaaaaatcatttaaatatTCACActcccactcaccactccccacctcttacacatttcccactaactatattataaaaataccccactatcaactaacactcattaaattaataagtcaattcaaatgtcttaaactccacaCCGGTCAAAccagtgcgagtattaagggacggagggagtaagtaaataacatgtcattttagggggttGGGAGGTGGAATGGgtttctaaaattatttgtttaataggatggtggatcATAGAGTAAactagatgtattatttaatttgagggtggggttgataagttactaaaaatgaaaagtgtatctcttaaataaacaCGGTCGGAAAAaacaatattattattatttctcacacttacttactaaccccacctacacccctaaaCATACCCGGATACAAGATGAATGTGTTCATTTAGCCGGCCATCAACTTCATTATTGACTCCAATAaaggtaataataataatacttccTAATAAAGAATGTACCTGTTGTCAACGTCATAATCAATCAATGAGACCAAATTAAGGAATGGGATATTCATAAAATTCATACAAATCCATAAATTAGGTGAAGAATTGAGCTACCAAAAGCATCTGTCTATGGCTCTTCTGTACTGCCTTGTATTCTTTCTGCATTACTTTTGCAGTCAGCTTTGTTTCGCCATTGACAGCAACAGCATCACGACAACTCAATTCCTACTGGATTCTCAATCTATAGTTTCAAGAAATGCTACTTTCAAGCTGGGTTTTTTCAGCCCACCAAACTCCGCAAAGCGTTATGTTGGCATATGGTTCAACCAAGTTCCTGGTATGACCGTCGTATGGGTAGCCAACCGTAATAACCCTCTGGATGATTCATCCGGTGTACTGCAGATTTCTGACAACGGAAATCTGCAGTTGATTAACGGGCAGAAAGTGATTATTTGGTCTACAAATGTGACAAGTTTAGCTGCTGAGAATTCCACTGCTCAACTTCTGGATACAGGGAACCTGATTTTACAGCAGTCTAACTCCACTGATACACCAAGAAAAGTATGGCAAAGCTTTGATCATCCCACAAATACATTCTTACCTGGTATGGAACCTACAGTTCCAAAAACTTCTAATAAGAAAAACATAATTTTCCAATCATGGAAAACCCCATCGGATCCCTCTGTGGGGAGCATCTCAGTTGGTATTGGCACTCCAAATGGGCTTCCACAAATATTCACGTGGAAAGACGGTATCAACTACTGGCGAAGTGGTCCATTCGATGGAAACAACTTCATAGGACTTCCAAATGTCGACAATACTTTGAAGGACGGATTTGTTCTCCAGGAAAATGATGGAAATGGAACATATGACATGTCATTTGAGCCAGAAGAAGCATCTCTCTTGTTCAACTATCTTGTAACTACTAACGGTACTATCATAGAACAGTATTGGAATGATCAAACCTGGATACCAGGGTGGGTAGCTCCATCATCTGCGTGTGAGATTTATGGAAAGTGTGGGCCTTTTGGTTCTTGTATTCATGACTCTGCGACTTGCAAATGCTTGCCAGGTTTTAAACCCAAATTTGATCAGGAATGGAGAAAGGGAAACACCAGCAGTGGGTGTGTAAGACGGACAAAACTTCGGTGTGGCATCCAAGGAGGCAATCAAGACAACTTTTTGAGGCTGCAGACTATCAAAGTACCTGACAATCCGTTGCAGATATCAGCATTTAGTTCAGATGGTTGTAAAACCAAGTGTGTGACCAACTGTTCGTGTTTAGCTTATGCATATCATTTGAATATTGGATGTATGATATGGTATCAAGACTTGATCGACACTCAGAGTTTTTCCGCTGGTGGAGTGGATCTTTACATCCGTCTAGCAGCATCAGAGCTaggtaaaaaataaaacataaaacaagcATCCCCCCCCATTGATTTTTACATAAAcatgataatgatgataattGAGGTAAACTTTACTTTCAGGGCAAAGTAAAAGTCATGTAAAGGTTGCAATTATAACATCAGTAGCTATCACAGGTGCAGTAGTAGCTGCTATTTCCATATACTTTATAAGAAGGCAGATGATGCAGAGAGGTAATCTATATGCTGCTAAACACCTTTCACTAACATCAGTTATATTAGCATGTCAGATTTTCTCATATTGACTCGAATCAATTAGGAAAGAGAGAGCAGTCAAATAGATACAAGTTCGAAGTTGGCCAACTTGAACTACACGAGCCACCACTTTATACATATGATTTGCTGAGAATTGCTACAAATAATTTTGACGAAAGTAACAAACTTGGAGAAGGTGGCTTTGGTCCAGTTTATAAGGTAATGTTTGTTTGATCATATGGAAATCAATCTGGAATGTGACACCACCAAAGAAcgttttttattaatttattttcatgttcTATATCTATTTCAGGGGATATTGGAAAGTGGACAGGAAATAGCAGTGAAAAGACTTTCAAAATCTTCCGGACAAGGCCTGGAAGAGTTCATGACAGAAGTGAAGGTGATCTCTAAACTTCAGCATAGAAATCTTGTCAGACTTCTTGGCTGCTGCATAGAGGGAGAGGAGAAAATGTTAGTTTATGAATACATGCCTAATAAAAGCTTAGATGCTTTTCTCTTCAGTAAGTATTGTGTTATGTTGCTTCATTTCTTGCACTGCTTGTACAATATTATGCCTTTTTCTCTAATGTTAAAGATTTTTTTAAAACCTATCTTTCCACCCCGCCCCCGGCACACACACATAAAGAGACAGTTTTAGACATAATTAACACTAGCTTTGCAATACCTGACCTGAATATTGCATTTAAATAGATTCTCAGCGTCAAGAACATCTATCATG encodes:
- the LOC110782653 gene encoding G-type lectin S-receptor-like serine/threonine-protein kinase At1g11330 — its product is MALLYCLVFFLHYFCSQLCFAIDSNSITTTQFLLDSQSIVSRNATFKLGFFSPPNSAKRYVGIWFNQVPGMTVVWVANRNNPLDDSSGVLQISDNGNLQLINGQKVIIWSTNVTSLAAENSTAQLLDTGNLILQQSNSTDTPRKVWQSFDHPTNTFLPGMEPTVPKTSNKKNIIFQSWKTPSDPSVGSISVGIGTPNGLPQIFTWKDGINYWRSGPFDGNNFIGLPNVDNTLKDGFVLQENDGNGTYDMSFEPEEASLLFNYLVTTNGTIIEQYWNDQTWIPGWVAPSSACEIYGKCGPFGSCIHDSATCKCLPGFKPKFDQEWRKGNTSSGCVRRTKLRCGIQGGNQDNFLRLQTIKVPDNPLQISAFSSDGCKTKCVTNCSCLAYAYHLNIGCMIWYQDLIDTQSFSAGGVDLYIRLAASELGQSKSHVKVAIITSVAITGAVVAAISIYFIRRQMMQRGKREQSNRYKFEVGQLELHEPPLYTYDLLRIATNNFDESNKLGEGGFGPVYKGILESGQEIAVKRLSKSSGQGLEEFMTEVKVISKLQHRNLVRLLGCCIEGEEKMLVYEYMPNKSLDAFLFNSQRQEHLSWEKRFSVIEGICRGLLYLHRDSRLRIVHRDLKPSNILLDEDLNPKISDFGMARIFGGNQDQANTRRVVGTYGYMSPEYTMGHFSEKSDVYSFGVILLEIVSGRRNSTFHRDEKSLTLMGFAWKLWNEGDMISFIDPTILEPCFQRSILKCIQIGLLCVQELSKDRPNISTVISMLDTDAEHLPHPNKPPFTEWDISSEDQQSSSLLSSSTNTYSTTIIQGR